The genomic DNA TGGTATTGTGATAAGATATGATATCCAAGGCAATCATTGACATTGACATACAGAATGATCAACCTTGGTCAGAATTGTAGTTTTCACAGTCCTTTCACAGACGATATACTGCTCGTCATCAAATTCTCTGGCACCGTTGCACACACTATCTCTTCCACAGTACCAACAGTAGGCACAGCGACGTATTAGGACGAAATGGCAGCTTTTAAAGCTGTAGTCTCTTTGGTTCCATAAAGAATTTCTGTTTGATAAATGTACAGTAGGTGATATTTTTGCAAACATGACATGCACAAAACCCTGTTTGAGTGATTGAAATAAGTACCAGCATTCTGTCTCAATATATGGGGAAAGATTTGTCCCAGCAAGTGTACTCAATAACTATAGCTAATGTAAATAAGCATGAAAAAGCTTTAGGTAAGCAGTTTTATTCACCATTGATAGAGACAGGGCAGAGGCTACTGAGAATACTGTTCTCACTTCTCAATAGCTTATCAAACATATTCCATGGACCTCTTCCTATGTGGGGTATTGGTactgtgtacgtgtgtatgtctTCTCTGTAGCGGTATAGGCATTTGTAAGGTGCAGGGCTCCTCTTGTAGGCACACGCAGGAGGTGACCAGCAGAGAGCCAGCCACCAGGTGTAGAAACCCCGCCGTCCAGCCACAGAATAGGGCATCTCCAAACTCCCAGCGTGGCACGATTGCCGGCACGGCCTCATCGAAGAACCGCATGACCGTCAGGTGAGCGATGTAAGACACAGGTATGAGACCCAGTATCCCTGCGACCAAGCACAATATCCCCCCCAGCATCTTCATCAATCTCTTCACCCTCAACCCCTCAGGCCCCTGGTTGCAGCTGTTGATCCAGTAGATTCCAGGAATGGCTAGCAGGAGACCCAGGAGGCCCGTGGCCACTGTTACACACATGAGGATCCGGGCTAGTTTGATGTCCGGAGGCAGGCCGAGGAGACTGTCATAGGGTCTGCACTCCAGAATTCCAAGGTCCTGCACCACACACGTCTCCCACAGGCCCAGCTCGTAGCTCTCCGCGGGCAGCAGGTCGGTGGACAGGGTCAGCCAGGTGGACATGATGGTGGTGGCCAGCGAGCAGATCCAGGCACCAATAGAGAAGAGGATCCCGAGGAGTTCCAGAACGCACACCCCCGGATCCATAGTGCTGCCCACTCTGAGAGGCCACTCTCTGGCTCAGCTCAGCTCTGGCTCCCGACTGCTTCTCTCTACTCCTGTCCTTCTGAACTGCAGCCAGTTGAAGCGAGAGGAAGCTACGGCCAGTAGGTTCCGATCGAGGCTCAATTTGTTCAAAAGACCGTACGCCCAATTAGGGTTTACAACTACCAGCATGGGCTGGGAGGGAGTAACTTCTTCAAACGATCAGTAGCTCACTCAAAACATGCACACATCATCTGCAGTTGAGAGGAGGAAAGTAGCGGCTTGCTGACATGTTGCCCTCCCCTTGGAGGCTCGCTTCCGACGCGGCTTTGCTCAGTGGTCAGgagagagtgactgagtgagAGTCAGACGCATTGAACAACAGCATCATTCAGATCTATGGTGATGCCCATttccacacacacagtgaggaggTTGTAGCCTAACGCAGGATGCTTTTAAAATGCAGACAGGATGTTATAAAGATGCTGATTTATTtcacaaaacatacacacacacacacacacacacaaaggggtgTTGTGAGTATGGGGGGATATGGGGATATGGGGGGGCATAATGTTTCTCCTCTGGAagaatttagcatttttcaaacCCCCGAAATAACATTTTCCCCTGCAATCTAGAACCATAATCATAATGCCAACaatattacagagaaacaactaAATATTTTCGTTTGATTTATTCATCAAGAAGGAATCAATAGGCTACATAGCTTGGCCAAATTATAccgaacaaaaacataaacacaacatgcaacaatttcatcgATTTTacaaagttacagttcatataagggaatttgtcaattaaaataaataaattaggccctaatctatggatttcacatgactgggcaggggcgtagCCGTGGATAGGCCTGGGAGGGCAAAGGCCCATCCACTTggaagccaggcccatccactggggagccaagccgagccaatcagaatgagttttccccccacaaaggggctttattacagacagaaatactaatCAGTTTCCTCAGccgtccgggtggctggtctcagacgatcccgcaggtgaagaagctggatgtggaggtcctgggctggcgtggttacacgtggtctgtgcttgtgaggccggttggacgtattgacacattttcttaaacgacgttggaggcggttaATGTGCCCTTTATGGGCATGACaccactgaacacacacaaacagggtgAAAATGCTATTTAAGTTTACGGAATTACTTCTTTCTCTCAATACTAGCTTTGTTTCTTTAGAACTGTGGGGACCCACGGAGTGTTGCCAGGGAGATGAGATTAAATAAGAATAAAACTTACCGTGTGTACCTTTTCAAATAAGGCTGATGGAAATGGGATAAGACATCCGATCCTTTGGTTGCAACTGAAAAGACAAAACAAGCTATGCTGCTACTTGGGCATTGACATGTCATCTATAGATTTACGAGACTCTGAATTGATCAAATACATTCAATAGCCTGTCTATTGAGTGCTATTTAAAGAAATCAAGTGATTGTTTTAGTATACAGAGGTACTCGAAGTGGTGCATTTCTTTGATTTGGAACAACATCCGGTGATACATTCCTTTTTCCTGTATCAGATCTCTGACATACAGAGCTTGTGACCCAAGTAGGAGGCTGAATATGCAGGCCATGTCAAGGAGAGAAGAACAAAAAATTTCAGCACACCATAGTACACAAGTAACACTCTTTATAGAGGCAGTTGAGTGGTCTGGTGGTCTCTCTGAGTGAACAGTAGCCTACGCACAGATGAATAAacggataaaaaaaaatgttttttaaaatttatttcaGCCACAAGGCGTCGCCATTTCACTACTCACAATTCCACCTTCATGCATTGACAGGTTGAGCAAAAGCATTGTGGGAAGCAGAAACCTATGACGTCATCTTCTCTGTATTTTCTAAACATGTTTGGCTGGTGACGATCTAACACAGCATCAACATGCATTCAATAGTGGTGATTATATAGCTAAGAGATATAGATGTCTTTATTTTGAGGAGTCGGATCGTGTGAACAATGGACGGAGACGGTAAGCATGAATTTCATTGCATGTTTAATAGTGCCATAATTAATAAAGGGAGAAGCATATCTGGCCAAATCTTAACTAGCATTAACATTATCGGTCTCATTAGATCCATATCTACTTACTATAGCTAGCTATATCTAATAGCTCCATGAAGGCATCTGTCACTGATCAATGATTTGTAATTCAGTATTCATGCATGGCCCGCAAGTAGCTAGTCTACTCTTGTATTCTTGACTGCTCAGTAACGTTACTGTTTTCACTGCCTCTGCATGACGTAGCTACCTTCAGAGGAAATAACATCACAGCATTATAGCGACCATGTATCCAAGTAAGCTGCTAATGTAGTTATGTGCAATAAAATGCTTGTAAGAACATAAAATTAGGGCCCACTGTCTCTGCCCAGGACAATTGTCCGAACTGAAGCTAAAACTTGGACACAGTATCACAAAGGTCTGTCTGGTGATCCGAATACCAAGAATTACAATTTCATACATCTCATGGGCATTATTGGGCTTCATACAGTGTTGAGAATCAGAGACCTGACTTGTCTGGGTTTGCGGTCTCTTcaacctctgtctgtgtgtgtcttttagAGGTGTTGGGATAAAGAAGAAGCTTATCGCCGTTGTACATGTGTGAAGACCATCATTAGACAATGACAAAAAATCttattttgtctctctgtccaggGGCCAGCAGTACTGGGGCCACTCCCTCAGAGGAGATGAATGGTACTGGGAACCTGATGGACTTCCTGGACGAGCCCTTCCCAGACGTAGGCACCTACGAAGACTTTCACACCATTGACTGGCTCCGGGAGAAGTCGCGCGACACAGACCGCCATAGGAAGGTGaggggagcacacacacacacacacacacacacacacacacacacacacacacacacacacacacacacacagctctacactCTAAGCATGTTCTTCTTCATCCCCAGAGGACATAATTCgtcttcttcatcctcttcttcttcttcataaTCACCATAGAAAAACTCTTGATGTCCACCTGATTATGTTAACCTGATGATCCGTTGAATCTGCCGCTGATGGTTGATTGATGCTTGTTCTAGATCACCACCAAGAGTAAGGAGTCTTACTGGGAGCTGATTAAGAGTCTTCTGGATGCCTGGTCAGGATGGGTGGTGATGCTGCTCATAGGAATGCTCACAGGTAGGTCTTACACCTTTGGTGCCGCGCTAGTCTCTTGTAGTGTGGCGCACATGAGATTTGCTTCTGGCCGCCGGGATTCGTGCTGCACGCACATGACGTGACACGTGGCTCTCTTAACAGCCAATCCGAAGTCACGCAGCCGGAGGTTGTGAAATGCCACGTCTGGTCCTGAATCCTTTTGACAGGCTTGCCCGTTGTTCCCTTACGTAGTGTGATCTGTGATCTCGTGCTGCGTGTCCTCCCGTGTAGGCACGCTGGCTGGAGTGATCGACCTGGCTGTGGACTGGATGACCGACCTGAAAGAAGGGGTGTGTC from Oncorhynchus clarkii lewisi isolate Uvic-CL-2024 chromosome 7, UVic_Ocla_1.0, whole genome shotgun sequence includes the following:
- the LOC139413047 gene encoding putative claudin-24; this encodes MDPGVCVLELLGILFSIGAWICSLATTIMSTWLTLSTDLLPAESYELGLWETCVVQDLGILECRPYDSLLGLPPDIKLARILMCVTVATGLLGLLLAIPGIYWINSCNQGPEGLRVKRLMKMLGGILCLVAGILGLIPVSYIAHLTVMRFFDEAVPAIVPRWEFGDALFCGWTAGFLHLVAGSLLVTSCVCLQEEPCTLQMPIPLQRRHTHVHSTNTPHRKRSMEYV